The genomic window TGCTCGAGGATCGGGAGCACTTTCTGTTCCTGCTCCGGCGTGAGCTCCAGGCGCAGGGTCACCCAGTCGGCAATATCGTCATATTTTTCCCAGAAGTCCTCGCCGAGACCCTCGTCGCGAGCACAGCCGCCAAGCACAAGTAGCGCGGTGGCGAGCAGGGCCCAGTGGCAGAGGCGGGATGTGGATAAGGCTTTTCTCGAAGTGATTTCAGGTGTCAACATTGGCGCTTCTCCCTTGCTTTCTCCAAGCCTAGCCCGAAGGGGAGAGACAGCCGCACGATATGCATAGAGTTCGTGAGAATAGCCGCCATCCGTCGCTCGGAATCCTGGCCGCTGATTGCCGCTCTGTTATCTTTTCGCTAGCGCAAGGACAGGTGCCGGTAGAGCGCGGTAGAATCCGCCGCTTTAAGCAAGGAGGAGAGAGCCCATGGCGGTAAAGGTTGCAGTCACCGGGTTTGGTGGCCGGATGGGGAGAGCCCTGGCCCAGGCGCTGGTCCAGTCAGAGCGGGCGGAGCTCTCTGCGGCCGTGGTGCGCCCTGAATCCACTCTGGTCGGAGCCGATGCCGGCGAGATTGCTGGCCTGGGAAACCTTGGGCTGCCGGTCGTGGGGGCTTTAAAGGACGCAGAGTTTGACGTTCTGATTGATTTCTCCGCCCCGACGGCGACACTGGCCAATGCGGCTTTCTGTGCCGAGTATGGAAAGCCAATCGTGATCGGCACCACCGGTTTTGACGCTGATCAAAAGGCGCGACTGCTGAAAGCGGCCGAGGTGATCCCGCTCTGTATGGCCAGTAATTTCTCTACCGGGGTCAACCTGTGCTTCAAGCTGCTGGAATCCGCAGCGCGGGTCATGGGTGAAGACGCCGACATCGAGATCGTCGAGGCACATCATCGGCACAAGGTGGATGCGCCCTCCGGTACCGCCCTCAGCATGGGGGAGGTCATTGCAGATACCCTCGGTCGGGACCTGTCGGAGGTCGCGGTTTACGGACGAGAAGGGCAGACGGGAGCCCGTGACCGGGACACCATCGGCTTTGCCACCGTTCGTGGCGGAGATGTGGTGGGGGATCACACGGTAATGTTCCTTGCCGACGGTGAGCGGGTCGAGATCAGCCACCGCGCCAGCAGCCGCTTGTCTTTTGCCCGCGGTGCTGTGCGCGCCGCGCTGTGGCTCGCAGGGGAGGGCGGCGAAGTACGCGCGCCTGGCCACTACGATATGCGCGACGTCCTCGGTCTGTAATTTCTGCAATATTTTTAAACTGCGCTGAGCGCAGCCCTCTCCAGTTCAAGGAGTCAGTGAGTTTGGAAAAAAAATTAATCGTCGGCAGCGAGGAGTGGTGCAGCTTTCCCTCTCTCGGTATTCCCGCTATCAAGGCGCGGGTGGACTCGGGGGCAAAGACCTCCAGCCTGCACGCTTATAACATCCAGACCTTCAAGCGGGATGGCGAACCCTGGGTGAGCTTTGAGGCGCATCCGCTGCAGCACCTGCGGCGCCCGTCCGTGCGCTGCGAAGCGAAGCTGCTGGACAAGCGCATGGTGCGCAGCTCCTCAGGTGAGGCGGAGAAGCGCCCGGTGATCCGCACTTCCCTGTCCATCGGAGGCAGTGTCTGGGATATCGAGCTGACGCTCACCAATCGTGACAGCATGGGTTACCGGATGTTGCTGGGGCGTGAGGCGATGCTGGGGCGCATGCTGGTGGATCCCTCCGAGAGTTTCTGTCTCGGTGATGTCCGCCCGAGCGAGCTGGAAGAGTATTACCGGGACGAGCACCACATCGCCGGCACCGGGCTGCGTATTGGCCTGCTGGCTTCCAACCCGGACCTTTACAGCAACCAGCGCATTATGGAGGCGGGGGCGGAACGTGGGCATCGCATGAGCTTCCTCGATATCCGCCAGTGCTATATGAAGCTGGACCCCAATGAGCCGGAAGTGCATTACCGCGACGGTCGCATCCTTAACAACCTGGATGCCGTCATTCCGCGGATCCGCCCCAGTCAGACGTTCTACGGCTGTGCGCTGACACGCCATTTCGAAAGCCTGGATGTCTTCGCCCTGAACGGCTCAGCGGCCATCAGTCAGTCTCGGGACAAACTCTTTTCACTGCAGTTGTTGCAGCAGAACGGTCTGAATATTCCCACATCGGGCTTCGCCAACTCCCCGGTAGATACCAACGAGCTGATCGAAATGGTCGGGGGTGCACCTCTGATCGTGAAGCTGCTGGAAGGAACTCAGGGGCGGGGCGTGGTGCTGGCCGAGACCCGCAAAGCGGGAGAGTCGGTGATCAATGCCTTCAAGTCCCTGAAGGCGAACCTGCTGGTGCAGGAGTTTATCCGCGAGGCTCAGGGGCGGGATCTGCGCCTGTTTGTGATCGATGGCAAGGTGGTAGCCGCCATTCAGCGCGAGGCGGCTCCCGGAGAGTTCCGCGCCAATATTCACCAGGGTGGCACGGCATCGGTGGTCAAAGTCACCGTCGAGGAGAAGCGTCTGGCGATCAAGGCGGCCAAGGTGTTGGGACTCAAGGTGGCGGGGGTCGATATTATCCGCTCCAAGAAGGGGCCGTTGCTGCTGGAGGTCAACTCCTCCCCCGGTCTCGAGGGAATCGAGAGCGCTACCCGCAAGGATGTGGCCGGCGCGATGATCATGTCCATCGAGAAAGCGCTGAAGTGGCGCCCGCCCATCGCAGCCAACAGCACTGCCCCGGCCGGGGATGCTGAGCCGTCTGCTCCGGAAGACTGACCTTTAGGCTCCGGGGGGCTAGGTGCACTTCCTTTCCCTCTGGCTCAGTCTTTTCGGGGGGCAAAGCAGGCTTTTGGCGAAGCGCCGCTGCCGAGACTACCCTCAAGTTGGGAGACTGCGCATTCGCTTGCGTGCGTCTCCAGGGCGTGACGGGCGTGGTGGTGATTGCAATCCCCCACCCGCCACTGCCGCACATCGAAATCTGGCCGCCATGGACGGGCGGTAGCGGGGAGCTGGCCTCCCCTCAACTTCACCTCGGTGACTGCGAAATGCATGGATTCGCTGGCATGAAAAGTAGCAAGCTGTTTCCTGAAACCCTCTTGCGGCAGGTGCGCATTTTCTTGGCTATGTGCCTGCTGACTGTATTGGCCGCGCCGGGTGTCGGCGCTTCTCCACGGCTGTCGGAAACCGAAGCCGGCCGCGAGGTAATGGTCAATTACATTATCCACTTTGCCCACCATATCCAGTGGCCCATCGAGGCGTTTAATGGCACCGCCGCGCCCTTTCGGGTCTGTCTTATCGGCGATGACCAGATTCGAAAGCCCCTGTGGGCGCGGCTCAAGCACCAGAGTATCGATGGGCGTCGGGCCTCGGTGGAGACGCTGGCACACGGCGAGCTGCGCCGGGCACGGGATTGCCAGGTGCTGCTGTTACTGGCCCTGCCGCGAGCAGACCAGCTGGAGATTATCGGGGCGCTGCAGTACTTTCCGGTCTTGACCATGAGCGACAGCCCGCGCTTTGCCGCGACCGGGGGAATGGTGGAGTTCGCCGGCAGCGGGGGCAATGTATCCCTGCGCTTGAACAAGACGATGCTGGAGCGGGCCGAACTCAAGACCGGCACCAGTCTGTTCCGACTCACACGCCATGTGCCCTGAGGCGCCACATGGTCAACGTTGACTGAGCAGCCGACCGGTCTCGTGGGTTTGATGAGAAAATCGATGCTTTTTTGCACTGGCGCCTGGGGCCTAATTGCCGTAGAATCTGCGCCCGGTTTGGGCATGCCCCGCAGCGAGGTCTGTCTGTGCAGTGGCGGCCCCGTCAACGCCGGCGGCAAGTGCCGGCCACAGTGTGAGAGCCGTGCGTGAATAATTTCAAAAAAGCGAGATGAAGCGGAAGTTTCATCTCGCTTTTTTATAGGGGCAATCCGAGCAGTCCCTGCACCACCGCAGTCTGGTGCCGCCCCCAAACCGTCCCGCCCGGAAGCAGTTCTGAAGATTGGAGATCACGTTGAGTAAAACTGTCCCCACGCCGGAGTTCCTGATGCCCCGCACCACCCCGGCCCTGCTGGTCCTCGCCGACGGCAGTGAATTTCACGGGCGCGCCATCGGCGCTCATGGCAGCTCCACCGGTGAAGTGGTGTTCAACACCTCGATGACCGGTTACCAGGAGATCCTGACCGATCCCTCCTATGCCCGCCAGATCGTTACCCTGACGTATCCGCACATCGGCAATACCGGCACCAATGCCGAGGATGAAGAGTGCGAAGAAATCTGGGCCGCGGGCCTGGTCATCCGCGACCTGCCGTTGCTGGCCAGCAGCTTCCGCAACGAGCAGTCCCTGGAGGACTACCTGAAGGCGCGCAACATTGTCGGTATCGCGGATATCGATACCCGCCGCCTGACCCGACTGCTGCGCGACGGCGGCGCCCAGAGTGGCTGCATTGTCGCCGGCGACAATATCGACCGCGACGCAGCCCTGGCCAAGGCGCGGGAGTTTGCCGGTCTGAAGGGCATGGACCTGGCCAAGGTGGTATCCACCAAAAAGCCCTATCCGTTCAACGAGGGCACCTGGGCTCTCGGTCAGGGCCACAAGCCGGCACCGGCATCGCAGCCGCACAAGGTGGTGGCCTACGATTTCGGTGTTAAGCGCAACATCCTGCGCATGCTGGTAGACCGCGGCTGTGAGATCACCGTGGTGCCGGCGGAGACACCGGCAGCGGAAGTCCTGGCCATGAAACCGGATGGTGTTTTCCTCTCCAACGGTCCGGGCGACCCCGAGCCCTGTGACTACGCCATTGCCGCCATCCGCGAGCTGCTGGAGGCGGAGATCCCCATCTATGGTATTTGCCTCGGCCACCAGTTGCTGGGTCTGGCCGTGGGTGGGCGCACTGCGAAGATGAAATTCGGTCACCACGGTGGCAACCACCCGGTGCAGTGCCTGCAGAGCGGTCGCGTAATGATTACCGCCCAGAACCACGGCTTCGCCGTTGACGAGGGCTCCCTGCCGG from Microbulbifer aggregans includes these protein-coding regions:
- the dapB gene encoding 4-hydroxy-tetrahydrodipicolinate reductase, encoding MAVKVAVTGFGGRMGRALAQALVQSERAELSAAVVRPESTLVGADAGEIAGLGNLGLPVVGALKDAEFDVLIDFSAPTATLANAAFCAEYGKPIVIGTTGFDADQKARLLKAAEVIPLCMASNFSTGVNLCFKLLESAARVMGEDADIEIVEAHHRHKVDAPSGTALSMGEVIADTLGRDLSEVAVYGREGQTGARDRDTIGFATVRGGDVVGDHTVMFLADGERVEISHRASSRLSFARGAVRAALWLAGEGGEVRAPGHYDMRDVLGL
- the rimK gene encoding 30S ribosomal protein S6--L-glutamate ligase; protein product: MRIGLLASNPDLYSNQRIMEAGAERGHRMSFLDIRQCYMKLDPNEPEVHYRDGRILNNLDAVIPRIRPSQTFYGCALTRHFESLDVFALNGSAAISQSRDKLFSLQLLQQNGLNIPTSGFANSPVDTNELIEMVGGAPLIVKLLEGTQGRGVVLAETRKAGESVINAFKSLKANLLVQEFIREAQGRDLRLFVIDGKVVAAIQREAAPGEFRANIHQGGTASVVKVTVEEKRLAIKAAKVLGLKVAGVDIIRSKKGPLLLEVNSSPGLEGIESATRKDVAGAMIMSIEKALKWRPPIAANSTAPAGDAEPSAPED
- a CDS encoding YfiR family protein, yielding MKSSKLFPETLLRQVRIFLAMCLLTVLAAPGVGASPRLSETEAGREVMVNYIIHFAHHIQWPIEAFNGTAAPFRVCLIGDDQIRKPLWARLKHQSIDGRRASVETLAHGELRRARDCQVLLLLALPRADQLEIIGALQYFPVLTMSDSPRFAATGGMVEFAGSGGNVSLRLNKTMLERAELKTGTSLFRLTRHVP
- the carA gene encoding glutamine-hydrolyzing carbamoyl-phosphate synthase small subunit, yielding MPRTTPALLVLADGSEFHGRAIGAHGSSTGEVVFNTSMTGYQEILTDPSYARQIVTLTYPHIGNTGTNAEDEECEEIWAAGLVIRDLPLLASSFRNEQSLEDYLKARNIVGIADIDTRRLTRLLRDGGAQSGCIVAGDNIDRDAALAKAREFAGLKGMDLAKVVSTKKPYPFNEGTWALGQGHKPAPASQPHKVVAYDFGVKRNILRMLVDRGCEITVVPAETPAAEVLAMKPDGVFLSNGPGDPEPCDYAIAAIRELLEAEIPIYGICLGHQLLGLAVGGRTAKMKFGHHGGNHPVQCLQSGRVMITAQNHGFAVDEGSLPDNVEVTHVSLFDKTNQGIRVKDKPAFSFQGHPEASPGPHDMAPLFDQFIDLMAERR